A genomic region of Bombus terrestris chromosome 12, iyBomTerr1.2, whole genome shotgun sequence contains the following coding sequences:
- the LOC100649107 gene encoding cadherin EGF LAG seven-pass G-type receptor 2 isoform X2 — translation MWTILLFTLSTWSSSWGQVINRAPHFVQGGDMARLAVSEGTPPGAPVYTLQGEDPEGSKLHYSISGEYFTVNRDSGVVVLRKALDRETQDLIEVIISITDEGIAGSEPNTVSLRREIAVLDENDNPPVYHGRPYAARVPESAHVGGLLVPPGTITITDLDGGVNADIHVQCVSTSRDDDVCEVFNVSTEKLTEGKYDVQITLSKSLDYERRNSYLINLLAVDGASDVSKRLQARATVAVDVLDVQDQPPVFLNAPYSAALPENTPASHTILTIRARDGDTGEPRILLLTLEDEESGHFDLEVSREGDVTVGKLVTTNISLDREDPRILQNGGIYTFQVKATELINNEIPADTATSIVTIVVTDVDDLMPVFNEKYFNIKISEDIGKGTPLPGLNMIVSDGDVGENAKYRLALRDAPDYPGISKAFIVSPVEAQGRVPVVVKAKDVNVLDYDVDDLAKRKLEFEVVAVVANEVVAISRVHVELMDANDHSPEFSQSVYKLSVPEDAEIGTRFGDVFARDYDSGSFGELTYTLRGFGADKFETNLKTGGVSIAKPLDYEAQKSYSLTMEAKDGGGRVSAVNILIELDDVNDNKPVFEQNEYTRTVREGATSFDPQMFVRATDVDGPAQGNGKVTYSISSHNSMTNGVFKINSETGEVTMAKAVRSDDTERGIYELIIRATDAGTPPLYSEAKLSVRVGVPGNQKPIFRGNYKSNVPGPSTYRARLLENASPGTEVIRVVANDPDGRDNLLQYHIASGAKDNFVIDSSSGVITVSLDARLDLETGGEKYEVIVYAIDSGTPLRETATTTVTVNMVDVNNKPPMFNESTYLVYVSERASIGEPVLKVVATDPDSDAYLEYSLVEPIRAVDKTGVALKSTTSYDYKTAFRINSMTGLITVNRVLDYQVAAVVILTVQVQDLNAVVDKEKQITNVEVTIYIQAYSDDNPTFTNPGWSPNNPTIKISVPEEQPLGTTLLMLSAKEPTTGYAVQRFELVREDDDEGYVNVGVQSGNVVLSKRLDYEALNQKFIRFKVRALARDYEITRKMSEANLIVEVQDMNDNSPIFTQKDYKISVLESVKPPKIVLNVRATDMDSSSTEQEVKRGYGEVRYSLVGENANMFEVEPITGNIQIATNTTLDREKQSVLRFYVVASDMPQGGAEQRSTRALVTVDVLDVNDNAPSFEQESYTAVIPENASSGVSVVNITATDPDEGNGGIINYEIIDEGEASGLFKINHTTGEIYSARELTGKGRTEPYIMRIRAQDSGVPELYSDVILTLYIGDVVSNDGVPLFIRPTLEEIAHIAENSTIGSPVFQVVASDPDDPNLPNGKITFKFLEDGNFGKDASAFKINSETGLITTRKLLDRETKDSYTLILVAQDLGSPPQQATRVLQVLVNDIDDHKPHFKRNLDSSPIELTIFEEEPIGTKVGVIEAIDEDIGENGMIDYSIIYGNEARLFIVERLENNSAVIKSNGRLDRETADRHLLTIKCFPFSTKKSDIVPKPYNRQDPSERQILVKILDIDDNKPKFKKENVTLGVRLNVPIDTSLITLEAFDADSDALPINYSTGKASFTSLVDPSMSKRKIPSHLSLNPQTGELRTTGSMTSYADGYMEIIVSANNSVTPDRETNITLRIFLLRDRDMLKFVFSKPPVEVRKTLEDFEKSVQQALSLPITVNVYDTQFYSKEDNSLDFSSTSSCFQMVGKEAYDLDEMKALLTDPKNEELKKVYRTYHVEKVQHCAAMVARADASMTQMWVLAIAVLVGIATVISSCALCCMHAKYKRQVKHARLRDQPRPPLSYVSSGPGMVSATSHTTLGPGTMVSLGPHEGPYEWGADTTLYHPSTLGSRT, via the exons ATGTGGACAATTTTGCTCTTTACACTCTCCACGTGGTCTTCGTCATGGGGTCAGGTGATCAACAGAGCGCCGCATTTCGTGCAAGGTGGAGACATGGCCAGACTGGCCGTGTCAGAAGGCACACCTCCAGGTGCACCTGTATACACTCTTCAAGGAGAAGATCCGGAAGGATCCAAGTTACATTATTCGATCAGTGGTGAATACTTCACTGTGAATCGGGACAGCGGTGTAGTTGTTTTAAGAAAGGCGCTAGACAGGGAGACCCAGGATTTGATCGAAGTGATCATCAGTATAACGG ATGAAGGGATCGCAGGATCAGAACCCAATACAGTATCCCTCCGACGCGAGATAGCGGTGTTAGATGAGAATGATAATCCACCGGTATACCATGGCAGACCTTATGCAGCCAGGGTGCCAGAAAGCGCACACGTGGGTGGTCTTCTAGTTCCACCTGGTACAATCACAATCACGGATCTCGATGGTGGTGTAAACGCAGATATTCACGTGCAGTGTGTCTCTACGTCGCGAGACGATGATGTCTGCGAGGTCTTCAACGTTTCTACAGAAAAG TTGACGGAAGGGAAATACGACGTACAGATCACCCTGTCGAAGTCTCTGGATTACGAGAGGAGAAACTCGTATTTGATCAACCTCTTGGCTGTAGACGGTGCCAGCGATGTATCGAAAAGGTTACAGGCCAGAGCAACAGTAGCCGTGGATGTTCTCGATGTTCAG GATCAGCCGCCCGTGTTCTTGAACGCGCCGTACAGCGCGGCACTTCCGGAGAACACGCCAGCTAGTCACACGATCCTAACAATCAGAGCGCGAGACGGTGACACGGGTGAACCTAGAATTCTCCTATTAACTCTCGAAGACGAGGAATCAGGCCACTTTGATCTCGAAGTATCGAGAGAGGGTGACGTGACAGTAGGCAAACTGGTTACCACCAACATTTCCCTCGATCGAGAGGATCCTAGAATCCTACAAAATGGTGGGATTTACACGTTCCAAGTGAAAGCTACGGAATTAATCAATAACGAGATCCCAGCAGACACTGCAACCTCGATTGTCACGATAGTCGTCACAGATGTTGACGATTTGATGCCTGTGTTTAACGAGAAGTActtcaatataaaaatttcagaagACATAGGTAAGGGTACACCTTTACCGGGATTAAATATGATAGTGAGTGACGGAGATGTTGGAGAGAATGCGAAGTATAGATTGGCTCTTAGAGATGCGCCGGATTATCCTGGAATTAGCAAGGCTTTCATTGTTAGTCCCGTGGAAGCTCAAGGTCGTGTGCCAGTTGTGGTTAAAGCAAAAGATGTCAATGTCTTGGATTATGATGTGGATGACCTCGCTAAAAGGAAACTCGAGTTCGAAGTTGTTGCAGTGGTTGCAAATGAAGTG gtGGCCATAAGTAGAGTTCACGTAGAGTTAATGGACGCCAACGATCACAGTCCAGAATTCTCTCAATCGGTGTACAAACTATCTGTGCCAGAAGACGCGGAAATAGGCACACGATTCGGCGATGTGTTCGCAAGAGACTACGACAGTGGTTCTTTTGGTGAATTGACTTACACTCTACGTGGTTTCGGAGCTGACAAATTCGAAACTAATCTAAAAACAGGTGGAGTTTCAATAGCAAAACCATTGGACTACGAAGCTCAGAAATCGTATTCATTGACGATGGAAGCTAAAGATGGAGGTGGAAGAGTATCTGCTGTGAATATTCTGATAGAATTGGACGATGTTAATGACAATAAGCCAGTATTTGAACAAAACGAATATACGAGAACTGTCCGCGAAGGAGCAACAAGTTTCGATCCACAGATGTTTGTTAGAGCCACTGATGTCGATGGTCCAGCACAGGGAAATGGGAAAGTAACGTACTCTATCAGTTCGCATAACAGTATGACGAACGGTGTTTTCAAG ATAAATTCAGAGACCGGAGAAGTGACAATGGCGAAAGCAGTGCGTTCAGACGACACAGAAAGAGGAATTTACGAATTAATAATTCGTGCTACGGATGCTGGAACGCCGCCATTATATTCCGAAGCAAAATTATCAGTAAGGGTTGGAGTACCTGGAAACCAAAAACCCATTTTCCGTGGAAATTACAAATCTAATGTACCAGGACCTAGCACTTACCGAGCAAGATTGTTGGAGAACGCTTCGCCAGGAACGGAAGTCATTAGAGTCGTAGCAAACGATCCTGATGGAAGAGACAACTTGTTGCAGTATCACATTGCTTCCGGTGCTAAAGATAATTTTGTCATAGATTCTAG TTCTGGTGTTATCACGGTCTCACTAGATGCTCGTTTGGATTTGGAAACCGGAGGAGAAAAGTACGAAGTAATAGTTTACGCCATAGACTCTGGCACACCACTTAGGGAAACCGCTACGACAACTGTCACAGTGAATATGGTAGACGTGAACAACAAACCACCGATGTTCAACGAGTCGACGTATCTCGTTTACGTATCGGAAAGAGCATCTATTG GTGAACCAGTATTGAAAGTAGTAGCAACAGACCCAGACTCAGACGCTTATTTGGAATATTCTTTAGTAGAACCCATCAGGGCTGTCGACAAAACTGGCGTGGCTCTGAAGAGCACAACTTCCTATGATTACAAAACAGCGTTTCGAATAAATTCCATGACTGGTTTAATTACAGTAAATCGTGTGTTAGATTATCAAGTGGCTGCAGTAGTCATTTTGACGGTTCAGGTGCAAGATTTGAACGCCGTCGTTGATAAAGAGAAGCAGATTACGAATGTCGAGGTGACGATTTATATCCAAGCTTACAGCGACGACAATCCAACGTTTACGAACCCAGGATGGTCGCCTAATAATCCCACAATCAAGATTTCCGTGCCAGAGGAACAACCTCTTGGAACTACTTTGCTAATGCTATCAGCCAAAGAACCAACTACTGGTTATGCCGTTCAAAGGTTTGAATTGGTGAGGGAAGATGATGATGAAGGGTATGTGAATGTGGGTGTTCAAAGCGGAAACGTTGTTTTGAGCAAGCGGCTGGACTATGAAGCTCTGAATCAAAAG TTCATTCGATTTAAAGTACGAGCTTTAGCAAGAGATTACGAGATAACAAGAAAAATGTCGGAAGCCAACTTGATAGTCGAAGTGCAAGACATGAATGACAACAGTCCTATCTTTACTCAAAAGGATTACAAAATTTCTGTATTAGAATCGGTAAAACCTCCAAAGATTGTATTGAACGTCAGAGCTACGGATATGGATAGTTCCAGCACGGAACAGGAAGTTAAGAGAGGATATGGTGAAGTGAGATACTCTTTAGTTGGAGAAAACGCTAATATGTTCGAGGTGGAACCAATAACTGGTAACATTCag ATTGCAACCAATACAACACTTGACAGAGAAAAACAGTCGGTTCTCCGTTTTTATGTCGTTGCATCAGACATGCCTCAAGGTGGAGCAGAACAGAGAAGCACGAGAGCTTTGGTGACCGTAGATGTTTTAGATGTCAATGATAACGCTCCAAGTTTTGAGCAAGAATCTTATACAGCTGTAATACCTGAGAACGCTTCATCAGGTGTCAGTGTAGTGAATATTACTGCCACAGATCCAGACGAAGGCAATGGCGGAATAATCAATTATGAAATCATTGATGAGGGCGAAGCAAGTG GACTGTTCAAAATAAACCACACAACTGGCGAAATTTATTCAGCTCGAGAATTGACAGGCAAAGGAAGGACAGAGCCATACATAATGAGAATCAGAGCTCAAGATAGCGGCGTGCCAGAACTCTATTCCGACGTAATTCTGACACTTTACATCGGTGATGTAGTCAGCAATGATGGCGTACCTCTTTTCATCAGACCCACCCTCGAAGAAATAGCTCACATAGCTGAAAACTCAACCATTGGCAGTCCAGTGTTTCAAGTCGTAGCTTCAGATCCCGATGATCCGAATTTACCAAACGGAAAGattactttcaaatttttaGAAGATGGAAACTTCGGCAAAGACGCGAGTGCCTTCAAAATAAACAGCGAAACTGGTCTAATTACTACCAGGAAATTACTAGATCGAGAAACAAAGGATAGTTATACGTTGATATTAGTTGCTCAAGACTTGGGAAGTCCTCCTCAGCAGGCAACCAGAGTTCTTCAAGTTCTAGTGAATGATATCGACGATCATAAGCCTCATTTTAAAAGAAACTTAGACAGTTCACCTATAGAACTGACAATATTCGAAGAAGAACCAATTGGAACAAAAGTTGGCGTGATCGAGGCGATTGACGAAGACATTGGAGAAAATGGAATGATCGACTATTCAATTATCTATGGAAACGAAGCTAGGCTGTTTATTGTAGAAAGACTCGAAAATAATTCGGCAGTGATCAAATCAAACGGTCGACTCGATAGAGAGACAGCTGATCGTCATTTGCTAACGATTAAATGTTTCCCCTTTTCCACAAAGAAGAGTGACATCGTTCCAAAACCTTACAATCGACAAGATCCTTCTGAAAGACAAATTCTTGTCAAGATTTTGGATATCGACGATAACAAGCCAAAGTTTAAAAAGGAGAATGTCACATTGGGTGTCCGTCTAAATGTTCCAATAGACACGAGTCTTATCACTCTGGAAGCTTTCGATGCTGACTCTGACGCTCTTCCAATTAATTACAGCACGGGTAAAGCTTCTTTTACTTCCCTCGTTGATCCTTCTATGTCTAAACGAAAGATTCCCTCGCACTTGTCTTTGAATCCTCAAACTGGAGAACTCAGAACGACTGGTTCCATGACCAGTTACGCAGATGGTTACATGGAAATCATTGTCTCGGCCAATAACTCGGTTACACCAGATAGAGAGACGAATATCACATTGAGGATATTTCTACTACGTGACAGAGACATGTTGAAGTTCGTGTTTTCGAAGCCACCTGTAGAGGTCAGAAAGACTCTGGAGGATTTTGAGAAATCTGTGCAACAAGCTCTATCTTTACCTATAACTGTCAATGTTTACGATACGCAGTTTTATTCGAAGGAAGACAATTCTTTGGATTTCTCTTCGACCAGTTCCTGTTTCCAAATGGTTGGAAAGGAAGCATATGATTTGGACGAAATGAAAGCTCTTCTAACTGACCCAAAAAATGAGGAATTGAAGAAAGTTTATAGGACGTATCATGTGGAGAAGGTGCAACATTGCGCCGCCATGGTAGCTAGAGCTGACGCCTCGATGACGCAGATGTGGGTGCTCGCCATTGCGGTTCTTGTTGGCATTGCTACGGTGATTTCTAGTTGTGCACTTTGCTGCATGCACGCCAA GTACAAACGACAAGTAAAACACGCCCGTTTGCGTGATCAGCCTCGGCCGCCATTAAGTTACGTCTCTTCCGGTCCAGGGATGGTCAGTGCCACATCACATACAACACTGGGACCTGGTACCATGGTTTCTCTAGGACCACACGAAGGTCCTTACGAATGGGGAGCGGATACAACTCTCTATCATCCGAGTACTCTCGGTTCCAGGACGTAA
- the LOC100649107 gene encoding cadherin EGF LAG seven-pass G-type receptor 2 isoform X1, whose product MDMVTMWTILLFTLSTWSSSWGQVINRAPHFVQGGDMARLAVSEGTPPGAPVYTLQGEDPEGSKLHYSISGEYFTVNRDSGVVVLRKALDRETQDLIEVIISITDEGIAGSEPNTVSLRREIAVLDENDNPPVYHGRPYAARVPESAHVGGLLVPPGTITITDLDGGVNADIHVQCVSTSRDDDVCEVFNVSTEKLTEGKYDVQITLSKSLDYERRNSYLINLLAVDGASDVSKRLQARATVAVDVLDVQDQPPVFLNAPYSAALPENTPASHTILTIRARDGDTGEPRILLLTLEDEESGHFDLEVSREGDVTVGKLVTTNISLDREDPRILQNGGIYTFQVKATELINNEIPADTATSIVTIVVTDVDDLMPVFNEKYFNIKISEDIGKGTPLPGLNMIVSDGDVGENAKYRLALRDAPDYPGISKAFIVSPVEAQGRVPVVVKAKDVNVLDYDVDDLAKRKLEFEVVAVVANEVVAISRVHVELMDANDHSPEFSQSVYKLSVPEDAEIGTRFGDVFARDYDSGSFGELTYTLRGFGADKFETNLKTGGVSIAKPLDYEAQKSYSLTMEAKDGGGRVSAVNILIELDDVNDNKPVFEQNEYTRTVREGATSFDPQMFVRATDVDGPAQGNGKVTYSISSHNSMTNGVFKINSETGEVTMAKAVRSDDTERGIYELIIRATDAGTPPLYSEAKLSVRVGVPGNQKPIFRGNYKSNVPGPSTYRARLLENASPGTEVIRVVANDPDGRDNLLQYHIASGAKDNFVIDSSSGVITVSLDARLDLETGGEKYEVIVYAIDSGTPLRETATTTVTVNMVDVNNKPPMFNESTYLVYVSERASIGEPVLKVVATDPDSDAYLEYSLVEPIRAVDKTGVALKSTTSYDYKTAFRINSMTGLITVNRVLDYQVAAVVILTVQVQDLNAVVDKEKQITNVEVTIYIQAYSDDNPTFTNPGWSPNNPTIKISVPEEQPLGTTLLMLSAKEPTTGYAVQRFELVREDDDEGYVNVGVQSGNVVLSKRLDYEALNQKFIRFKVRALARDYEITRKMSEANLIVEVQDMNDNSPIFTQKDYKISVLESVKPPKIVLNVRATDMDSSSTEQEVKRGYGEVRYSLVGENANMFEVEPITGNIQIATNTTLDREKQSVLRFYVVASDMPQGGAEQRSTRALVTVDVLDVNDNAPSFEQESYTAVIPENASSGVSVVNITATDPDEGNGGIINYEIIDEGEASGLFKINHTTGEIYSARELTGKGRTEPYIMRIRAQDSGVPELYSDVILTLYIGDVVSNDGVPLFIRPTLEEIAHIAENSTIGSPVFQVVASDPDDPNLPNGKITFKFLEDGNFGKDASAFKINSETGLITTRKLLDRETKDSYTLILVAQDLGSPPQQATRVLQVLVNDIDDHKPHFKRNLDSSPIELTIFEEEPIGTKVGVIEAIDEDIGENGMIDYSIIYGNEARLFIVERLENNSAVIKSNGRLDRETADRHLLTIKCFPFSTKKSDIVPKPYNRQDPSERQILVKILDIDDNKPKFKKENVTLGVRLNVPIDTSLITLEAFDADSDALPINYSTGKASFTSLVDPSMSKRKIPSHLSLNPQTGELRTTGSMTSYADGYMEIIVSANNSVTPDRETNITLRIFLLRDRDMLKFVFSKPPVEVRKTLEDFEKSVQQALSLPITVNVYDTQFYSKEDNSLDFSSTSSCFQMVGKEAYDLDEMKALLTDPKNEELKKVYRTYHVEKVQHCAAMVARADASMTQMWVLAIAVLVGIATVISSCALCCMHAKYKRQVKHARLRDQPRPPLSYVSSGPGMVSATSHTTLGPGTMVSLGPHEGPYEWGADTTLYHPSTLGSRT is encoded by the exons ATGGATATG GTGACGATGTGGACAATTTTGCTCTTTACACTCTCCACGTGGTCTTCGTCATGGGGTCAGGTGATCAACAGAGCGCCGCATTTCGTGCAAGGTGGAGACATGGCCAGACTGGCCGTGTCAGAAGGCACACCTCCAGGTGCACCTGTATACACTCTTCAAGGAGAAGATCCGGAAGGATCCAAGTTACATTATTCGATCAGTGGTGAATACTTCACTGTGAATCGGGACAGCGGTGTAGTTGTTTTAAGAAAGGCGCTAGACAGGGAGACCCAGGATTTGATCGAAGTGATCATCAGTATAACGG ATGAAGGGATCGCAGGATCAGAACCCAATACAGTATCCCTCCGACGCGAGATAGCGGTGTTAGATGAGAATGATAATCCACCGGTATACCATGGCAGACCTTATGCAGCCAGGGTGCCAGAAAGCGCACACGTGGGTGGTCTTCTAGTTCCACCTGGTACAATCACAATCACGGATCTCGATGGTGGTGTAAACGCAGATATTCACGTGCAGTGTGTCTCTACGTCGCGAGACGATGATGTCTGCGAGGTCTTCAACGTTTCTACAGAAAAG TTGACGGAAGGGAAATACGACGTACAGATCACCCTGTCGAAGTCTCTGGATTACGAGAGGAGAAACTCGTATTTGATCAACCTCTTGGCTGTAGACGGTGCCAGCGATGTATCGAAAAGGTTACAGGCCAGAGCAACAGTAGCCGTGGATGTTCTCGATGTTCAG GATCAGCCGCCCGTGTTCTTGAACGCGCCGTACAGCGCGGCACTTCCGGAGAACACGCCAGCTAGTCACACGATCCTAACAATCAGAGCGCGAGACGGTGACACGGGTGAACCTAGAATTCTCCTATTAACTCTCGAAGACGAGGAATCAGGCCACTTTGATCTCGAAGTATCGAGAGAGGGTGACGTGACAGTAGGCAAACTGGTTACCACCAACATTTCCCTCGATCGAGAGGATCCTAGAATCCTACAAAATGGTGGGATTTACACGTTCCAAGTGAAAGCTACGGAATTAATCAATAACGAGATCCCAGCAGACACTGCAACCTCGATTGTCACGATAGTCGTCACAGATGTTGACGATTTGATGCCTGTGTTTAACGAGAAGTActtcaatataaaaatttcagaagACATAGGTAAGGGTACACCTTTACCGGGATTAAATATGATAGTGAGTGACGGAGATGTTGGAGAGAATGCGAAGTATAGATTGGCTCTTAGAGATGCGCCGGATTATCCTGGAATTAGCAAGGCTTTCATTGTTAGTCCCGTGGAAGCTCAAGGTCGTGTGCCAGTTGTGGTTAAAGCAAAAGATGTCAATGTCTTGGATTATGATGTGGATGACCTCGCTAAAAGGAAACTCGAGTTCGAAGTTGTTGCAGTGGTTGCAAATGAAGTG gtGGCCATAAGTAGAGTTCACGTAGAGTTAATGGACGCCAACGATCACAGTCCAGAATTCTCTCAATCGGTGTACAAACTATCTGTGCCAGAAGACGCGGAAATAGGCACACGATTCGGCGATGTGTTCGCAAGAGACTACGACAGTGGTTCTTTTGGTGAATTGACTTACACTCTACGTGGTTTCGGAGCTGACAAATTCGAAACTAATCTAAAAACAGGTGGAGTTTCAATAGCAAAACCATTGGACTACGAAGCTCAGAAATCGTATTCATTGACGATGGAAGCTAAAGATGGAGGTGGAAGAGTATCTGCTGTGAATATTCTGATAGAATTGGACGATGTTAATGACAATAAGCCAGTATTTGAACAAAACGAATATACGAGAACTGTCCGCGAAGGAGCAACAAGTTTCGATCCACAGATGTTTGTTAGAGCCACTGATGTCGATGGTCCAGCACAGGGAAATGGGAAAGTAACGTACTCTATCAGTTCGCATAACAGTATGACGAACGGTGTTTTCAAG ATAAATTCAGAGACCGGAGAAGTGACAATGGCGAAAGCAGTGCGTTCAGACGACACAGAAAGAGGAATTTACGAATTAATAATTCGTGCTACGGATGCTGGAACGCCGCCATTATATTCCGAAGCAAAATTATCAGTAAGGGTTGGAGTACCTGGAAACCAAAAACCCATTTTCCGTGGAAATTACAAATCTAATGTACCAGGACCTAGCACTTACCGAGCAAGATTGTTGGAGAACGCTTCGCCAGGAACGGAAGTCATTAGAGTCGTAGCAAACGATCCTGATGGAAGAGACAACTTGTTGCAGTATCACATTGCTTCCGGTGCTAAAGATAATTTTGTCATAGATTCTAG TTCTGGTGTTATCACGGTCTCACTAGATGCTCGTTTGGATTTGGAAACCGGAGGAGAAAAGTACGAAGTAATAGTTTACGCCATAGACTCTGGCACACCACTTAGGGAAACCGCTACGACAACTGTCACAGTGAATATGGTAGACGTGAACAACAAACCACCGATGTTCAACGAGTCGACGTATCTCGTTTACGTATCGGAAAGAGCATCTATTG GTGAACCAGTATTGAAAGTAGTAGCAACAGACCCAGACTCAGACGCTTATTTGGAATATTCTTTAGTAGAACCCATCAGGGCTGTCGACAAAACTGGCGTGGCTCTGAAGAGCACAACTTCCTATGATTACAAAACAGCGTTTCGAATAAATTCCATGACTGGTTTAATTACAGTAAATCGTGTGTTAGATTATCAAGTGGCTGCAGTAGTCATTTTGACGGTTCAGGTGCAAGATTTGAACGCCGTCGTTGATAAAGAGAAGCAGATTACGAATGTCGAGGTGACGATTTATATCCAAGCTTACAGCGACGACAATCCAACGTTTACGAACCCAGGATGGTCGCCTAATAATCCCACAATCAAGATTTCCGTGCCAGAGGAACAACCTCTTGGAACTACTTTGCTAATGCTATCAGCCAAAGAACCAACTACTGGTTATGCCGTTCAAAGGTTTGAATTGGTGAGGGAAGATGATGATGAAGGGTATGTGAATGTGGGTGTTCAAAGCGGAAACGTTGTTTTGAGCAAGCGGCTGGACTATGAAGCTCTGAATCAAAAG TTCATTCGATTTAAAGTACGAGCTTTAGCAAGAGATTACGAGATAACAAGAAAAATGTCGGAAGCCAACTTGATAGTCGAAGTGCAAGACATGAATGACAACAGTCCTATCTTTACTCAAAAGGATTACAAAATTTCTGTATTAGAATCGGTAAAACCTCCAAAGATTGTATTGAACGTCAGAGCTACGGATATGGATAGTTCCAGCACGGAACAGGAAGTTAAGAGAGGATATGGTGAAGTGAGATACTCTTTAGTTGGAGAAAACGCTAATATGTTCGAGGTGGAACCAATAACTGGTAACATTCag ATTGCAACCAATACAACACTTGACAGAGAAAAACAGTCGGTTCTCCGTTTTTATGTCGTTGCATCAGACATGCCTCAAGGTGGAGCAGAACAGAGAAGCACGAGAGCTTTGGTGACCGTAGATGTTTTAGATGTCAATGATAACGCTCCAAGTTTTGAGCAAGAATCTTATACAGCTGTAATACCTGAGAACGCTTCATCAGGTGTCAGTGTAGTGAATATTACTGCCACAGATCCAGACGAAGGCAATGGCGGAATAATCAATTATGAAATCATTGATGAGGGCGAAGCAAGTG GACTGTTCAAAATAAACCACACAACTGGCGAAATTTATTCAGCTCGAGAATTGACAGGCAAAGGAAGGACAGAGCCATACATAATGAGAATCAGAGCTCAAGATAGCGGCGTGCCAGAACTCTATTCCGACGTAATTCTGACACTTTACATCGGTGATGTAGTCAGCAATGATGGCGTACCTCTTTTCATCAGACCCACCCTCGAAGAAATAGCTCACATAGCTGAAAACTCAACCATTGGCAGTCCAGTGTTTCAAGTCGTAGCTTCAGATCCCGATGATCCGAATTTACCAAACGGAAAGattactttcaaatttttaGAAGATGGAAACTTCGGCAAAGACGCGAGTGCCTTCAAAATAAACAGCGAAACTGGTCTAATTACTACCAGGAAATTACTAGATCGAGAAACAAAGGATAGTTATACGTTGATATTAGTTGCTCAAGACTTGGGAAGTCCTCCTCAGCAGGCAACCAGAGTTCTTCAAGTTCTAGTGAATGATATCGACGATCATAAGCCTCATTTTAAAAGAAACTTAGACAGTTCACCTATAGAACTGACAATATTCGAAGAAGAACCAATTGGAACAAAAGTTGGCGTGATCGAGGCGATTGACGAAGACATTGGAGAAAATGGAATGATCGACTATTCAATTATCTATGGAAACGAAGCTAGGCTGTTTATTGTAGAAAGACTCGAAAATAATTCGGCAGTGATCAAATCAAACGGTCGACTCGATAGAGAGACAGCTGATCGTCATTTGCTAACGATTAAATGTTTCCCCTTTTCCACAAAGAAGAGTGACATCGTTCCAAAACCTTACAATCGACAAGATCCTTCTGAAAGACAAATTCTTGTCAAGATTTTGGATATCGACGATAACAAGCCAAAGTTTAAAAAGGAGAATGTCACATTGGGTGTCCGTCTAAATGTTCCAATAGACACGAGTCTTATCACTCTGGAAGCTTTCGATGCTGACTCTGACGCTCTTCCAATTAATTACAGCACGGGTAAAGCTTCTTTTACTTCCCTCGTTGATCCTTCTATGTCTAAACGAAAGATTCCCTCGCACTTGTCTTTGAATCCTCAAACTGGAGAACTCAGAACGACTGGTTCCATGACCAGTTACGCAGATGGTTACATGGAAATCATTGTCTCGGCCAATAACTCGGTTACACCAGATAGAGAGACGAATATCACATTGAGGATATTTCTACTACGTGACAGAGACATGTTGAAGTTCGTGTTTTCGAAGCCACCTGTAGAGGTCAGAAAGACTCTGGAGGATTTTGAGAAATCTGTGCAACAAGCTCTATCTTTACCTATAACTGTCAATGTTTACGATACGCAGTTTTATTCGAAGGAAGACAATTCTTTGGATTTCTCTTCGACCAGTTCCTGTTTCCAAATGGTTGGAAAGGAAGCATATGATTTGGACGAAATGAAAGCTCTTCTAACTGACCCAAAAAATGAGGAATTGAAGAAAGTTTATAGGACGTATCATGTGGAGAAGGTGCAACATTGCGCCGCCATGGTAGCTAGAGCTGACGCCTCGATGACGCAGATGTGGGTGCTCGCCATTGCGGTTCTTGTTGGCATTGCTACGGTGATTTCTAGTTGTGCACTTTGCTGCATGCACGCCAA GTACAAACGACAAGTAAAACACGCCCGTTTGCGTGATCAGCCTCGGCCGCCATTAAGTTACGTCTCTTCCGGTCCAGGGATGGTCAGTGCCACATCACATACAACACTGGGACCTGGTACCATGGTTTCTCTAGGACCACACGAAGGTCCTTACGAATGGGGAGCGGATACAACTCTCTATCATCCGAGTACTCTCGGTTCCAGGACGTAA